Proteins co-encoded in one Pithys albifrons albifrons isolate INPA30051 chromosome 14, PitAlb_v1, whole genome shotgun sequence genomic window:
- the TENT5D gene encoding terminal nucleotidyltransferase 5D, translating to MTEEDLDHRFSCLTWDQIKILDQVLAEAIPIHGRGNFPTLDVKPKDIIHMVRDQLLEKQIHVRDIRLNGSTASHILVKQNGTTYKDLDIIFGVELPSELEFQVVKEAVLNCLLDFLPKCVNKQKITAQTMKDVYVQKMVKVSTDHDRWSLISLSNNSGKNVELKFVSSLRRQFEFSVDSFQIILNSILGVYEASDCQLAEDSHPTVVAESMYGDFNEAMDHLRYKLISTRNPEEIRGGGLLKYSNLLVRDFKPADEAEIKSLERYMCSRFFIDFPDVAEQQRKIESYLRNHFIGEEKSKYDYLMMLRRVVKNSTVCLMGHERRQTLNMITILALKVLGEQNIIPNAATVTCYYQPAPYITDRNFSSYYVAHGQPTVLYEPYPLHGQMQSGMG from the coding sequence ATGACTGAGGAGGACTTGGACCACAGATTCAGTTGTCTCACCTGGGATCAGATTAAAATCCTGGATCAGGTTTTAGCTGAGGCAATACCTATTCATGGGAGAGGAAATTTCCCCACCCTGGATGTAAAGCCGAAGGATATCATTCACATGGTGAGGGACCAGCTCCTTGAGAAGCAGATCCATGTCCGAGACATCCGCCTGAACGGCTCCACGGCCAGTCACATCCTGGTCAAGCAGAATGGCACCACCTACAAGGACCTGGACATCATCTTTGGGGTGGAGCTTCCCAGCGAGCTGGAGTTCCAGGTGGTTAAGGAAGCAGTCCTCAACTGCCTCTTGGACTTCCTGCCAAAATGTGTTAATAAGCAAAAAATCACAGCTCAGACCATGAAAGATGTCTACGTGCAGAAGATGGTCAAAGTCTCCACCGACCACGATCGCTGGAGCCTCATCTCGCTGTCCAACAACAGCGGCAAGAACGTGGAGCTGAAGTTTGTCAGCTCGCTGCGACGGCAGTTCGAGTTCAGCGTGGACTCCTTCCAGATCATCCTGAACTCCATCCTGGGTGTCTATGAAGCCTCAGACtgccagctggcagaggactcCCACCCCACCGTCGTCGCCGAGAGCATGTACGGGGACTTCAACGAGGCCATGGATCACTTGAGGTACAAACTGATCTCCACCAGGAACCCCGAGGAGATCCGAGGGGGAGGCCTCCTCAAGTACAGCAACCTCCTGGTGCGTGACTTCAAGCCCGCAGATGAGGCCGAGATCAAATCTCTGGAGCGCTACATGTGCTCGCGGTTCTTCATTGACTTCCCAGACGTGGCCGAGCAGCAGAGGAAGATCGAGTCGTACCTGCGCAACCACTTCATCGGGGAGGAGAAGAGCAAGTACGACTACCTGATGATGCTGCGCAGGGTGGTGAAGAACAGCACCGTGTGCCTGATGGGCCACGAGCGCCGGCAGACGCTCAACATGATCACCATCCTGGCGCTGAaggtgctgggggagcagaaCATCATCCCCAACGCCGCCACCGTGACCTGCTACTACCAGCCTGCTCCCTACATCACCGACAGGAACTTCAGCAGCTACTACGTGGCCCACGGGCAGCCCACGGTGCTCTACGAGCCCTACCCCCTGCACGGACAGATGCAGAGCGGCATGGGGTAG